A region of Chitinophaga horti DNA encodes the following proteins:
- a CDS encoding response regulator produces MMMDQAVAGKILVVDDETDILEIISYNLRSAGYDTVVAKDGSEAIQKAKIFRPDLIMLDIMMPNKNGIDTCRDLRKLPEFKDTMILFLTALNDEKSEIEGLNMGADDYIAKPIKPKLLVSRINALFRRLYKQEETKLLLGDLTIDREKFAVTYKDQEIVLAKKEFELLQLLASKPGRVFLRNEILNQVWGTEVIVGDRTIDVHIRKIRQKIGIDLITTVKGVGYKFEM; encoded by the coding sequence ATGATGATGGACCAAGCGGTAGCCGGAAAAATACTGGTAGTTGATGATGAAACGGACATCCTTGAAATTATCAGTTATAACCTGAGAAGTGCAGGCTATGACACGGTAGTCGCTAAAGATGGCAGTGAAGCCATCCAGAAAGCGAAAATTTTCCGCCCGGACCTGATCATGCTGGATATTATGATGCCTAACAAAAATGGTATCGATACCTGCCGCGATCTGAGAAAGTTGCCTGAATTTAAAGACACCATGATCCTCTTCCTCACTGCATTGAACGACGAAAAGTCGGAAATCGAAGGACTGAACATGGGTGCCGACGATTATATCGCCAAACCGATCAAGCCGAAATTGCTGGTAAGCCGCATCAATGCGCTGTTCCGCAGGCTCTACAAACAGGAAGAAACCAAACTGCTGCTCGGGGACCTCACCATCGACCGCGAAAAGTTTGCAGTTACCTATAAAGACCAGGAAATTGTACTGGCAAAGAAAGAATTTGAGTTGCTGCAGCTGCTGGCCTCCAAGCCCGGCCGCGTATTTCTCCGCAACGAGATTCTCAACCAGGTATGGGGCACCGAAGTAATCGTGGGCGACCGTACCATTGACGTACACATCCGCAAAATCCGCCAGAAGATCGGTATCGACCTGATTACCACCGTAAAAGGCGTGGGCTACAAGTTCGAGATGTAA